A DNA window from Arachis duranensis cultivar V14167 chromosome 3, aradu.V14167.gnm2.J7QH, whole genome shotgun sequence contains the following coding sequences:
- the LOC107480597 gene encoding putative branched-chain-amino-acid aminotransferase 7 isoform X2 yields the protein MDPPPILTSSDYAATSAGEERHAEIKWDEIGFGIVSTDFMYVMKCSKGEDFGDGSLIPYGNIELPPSAGILNYGQGVLEGLKAYRTKDGSIVLFRPEENARRIKIGAERMCMPSPSVEQFVHAIKKTVIANKRWVPPFGQGSLYIRPLLLGTGSVLGLSPSPEYMLLIYTTPVKSYHKGPLNLVIKDELYRAISGPGGTGGIKSITNYSPAYKALNEAREEGFFDILYLDAATGKFIEEVTGCNIFVVKGNSITTPEAVGTILPGITRKSIIDIAIDLGYQVEERGVPVEELLQADEVFCTGTAVVINPVFSVTYNKTKAKYKTGSGTISSKLYETLTGIQTGLVQDIRGWTLQVD from the exons ATGGATCCTCCTCCTATTCTAACATCCTCTGATTATGCTGCTACCAG TGCTGGTGAAGAAAGGCATGCAGAAATCAAGTGGGATGAGATTGGATTCGGTATAGTTTCAACTGACTTTATGTATGTCATGAAATGCTCAAAAGGAGAAGACTTTGGAGATGGAAGCCTCATTCCCTATGGAAACATAGAGCTCCCTCCATCTGCTGGAATCTTAAATTATGGACAG GGAGTGCTTGAAGGGCTAAAGGCATACAGAACAAAAGATGGGAGTATAGTGCTATTTAGACCAGAAGAGAATGCAAGGCGCATAAAGATAGGAGCAGAGAGAATGTGCATGCCATCTCCATCAGTTGAACAATTTGTTCATGCAATCAAGAAGACAGtaattgcaaacaagcgttGGGTACCTCCATTTGGGCAAGGTTCACTTTATATTAGGCCATTGCTTTTGGGAACAGGAAGTGTGTTAGGCTTGTCTCCATCACCTGAATACATGCTTCTCATATATACTACTCCTGTCAAGAGTTACCACAAG ggTCCATTGAACTTGGTTATTAAAGATGAGCTCTATAGAGCAATTTCTGGCCCTGGAGGAACTGGAGGGATCAAAAGCATTACTAACTATTCCCCA GCTTATAAAGCATTGAATGAAGCAAGGGAAGAAGGGTTCTTTGATATATTATACTTAGATGCAGCAACAGGAAAATTTATTGAAGAGGTCACCGGATGCAACATCTTTGTGGTCAAG GGTAATAGCATCACAACTCCAGAAGCAGTAGGAACTATTCTTCCTGGAATCACAAGAAAAAGCATCATTGACATTGCCATTGATTTGGGTTATCAG GTAGAGGAACGTGGTGTTCCAGTGGAAGAATTGTTACAAGCTGATGAAGTTTTCTGCACCGGAACTGCTGTGGTTATCAACCCTGTTTTCTCTGTAACCTATAATAAAACAAA AGCCAAATATAAAACAGGATCAGGAACAATATCTTCAAAATTGTACGAGACACTAACTGGAATTCAAACTGGACTTGTTCAAGACATAAGAGGATGGACACTCCAAGTTGATTGA
- the LOC107480597 gene encoding putative branched-chain-amino-acid aminotransferase 7 isoform X1 gives MDPPPILTSSDYAATSSAGEERHAEIKWDEIGFGIVSTDFMYVMKCSKGEDFGDGSLIPYGNIELPPSAGILNYGQGVLEGLKAYRTKDGSIVLFRPEENARRIKIGAERMCMPSPSVEQFVHAIKKTVIANKRWVPPFGQGSLYIRPLLLGTGSVLGLSPSPEYMLLIYTTPVKSYHKGPLNLVIKDELYRAISGPGGTGGIKSITNYSPAYKALNEAREEGFFDILYLDAATGKFIEEVTGCNIFVVKGNSITTPEAVGTILPGITRKSIIDIAIDLGYQVEERGVPVEELLQADEVFCTGTAVVINPVFSVTYNKTKAKYKTGSGTISSKLYETLTGIQTGLVQDIRGWTLQVD, from the exons ATGGATCCTCCTCCTATTCTAACATCCTCTGATTATGCTGCTACCAG TAGTGCTGGTGAAGAAAGGCATGCAGAAATCAAGTGGGATGAGATTGGATTCGGTATAGTTTCAACTGACTTTATGTATGTCATGAAATGCTCAAAAGGAGAAGACTTTGGAGATGGAAGCCTCATTCCCTATGGAAACATAGAGCTCCCTCCATCTGCTGGAATCTTAAATTATGGACAG GGAGTGCTTGAAGGGCTAAAGGCATACAGAACAAAAGATGGGAGTATAGTGCTATTTAGACCAGAAGAGAATGCAAGGCGCATAAAGATAGGAGCAGAGAGAATGTGCATGCCATCTCCATCAGTTGAACAATTTGTTCATGCAATCAAGAAGACAGtaattgcaaacaagcgttGGGTACCTCCATTTGGGCAAGGTTCACTTTATATTAGGCCATTGCTTTTGGGAACAGGAAGTGTGTTAGGCTTGTCTCCATCACCTGAATACATGCTTCTCATATATACTACTCCTGTCAAGAGTTACCACAAG ggTCCATTGAACTTGGTTATTAAAGATGAGCTCTATAGAGCAATTTCTGGCCCTGGAGGAACTGGAGGGATCAAAAGCATTACTAACTATTCCCCA GCTTATAAAGCATTGAATGAAGCAAGGGAAGAAGGGTTCTTTGATATATTATACTTAGATGCAGCAACAGGAAAATTTATTGAAGAGGTCACCGGATGCAACATCTTTGTGGTCAAG GGTAATAGCATCACAACTCCAGAAGCAGTAGGAACTATTCTTCCTGGAATCACAAGAAAAAGCATCATTGACATTGCCATTGATTTGGGTTATCAG GTAGAGGAACGTGGTGTTCCAGTGGAAGAATTGTTACAAGCTGATGAAGTTTTCTGCACCGGAACTGCTGTGGTTATCAACCCTGTTTTCTCTGTAACCTATAATAAAACAAA AGCCAAATATAAAACAGGATCAGGAACAATATCTTCAAAATTGTACGAGACACTAACTGGAATTCAAACTGGACTTGTTCAAGACATAAGAGGATGGACACTCCAAGTTGATTGA